The following are from one region of the Fusobacterium perfoetens genome:
- a CDS encoding cell division protein FtsQ/DivIB, with protein MGLLIRLGIFVLLSFGLITTNKNFFLRDDYKIKSVEITGVNEDISKDFFFFKDKFIGKSLSNINLKEIKELIKKDIRIDEVNVSVVDSNKLNINIKKRKPKYYLQYNNKIFLIDKNNVIYGEIGDEKISSLPFILVKNNFEILPLLGIIKNIENILKGNISQIYKVDEHCVDVVLINGSTLKTNHTVPLEKYRIGKNLCFGLSKEKKIDYIDLRFEDYIVKYLEDKDGKQYK; from the coding sequence TTGGGATTACTTATTCGTTTAGGAATTTTTGTTTTATTATCTTTTGGACTTATAACAACAAATAAAAACTTTTTTTTAAGAGATGACTATAAAATAAAATCAGTTGAAATCACTGGGGTTAATGAAGATATTTCAAAAGATTTCTTTTTCTTTAAAGATAAATTTATAGGAAAATCTTTATCAAATATAAATCTAAAAGAGATAAAAGAACTTATAAAAAAAGATATAAGAATAGATGAAGTCAATGTAAGTGTTGTGGACTCAAACAAACTAAATATTAATATAAAAAAAAGAAAACCTAAGTATTATTTACAATACAACAATAAAATATTCTTAATTGACAAAAATAATGTAATCTATGGGGAAATTGGTGATGAAAAAATTTCTAGTCTTCCTTTTATTTTAGTAAAAAATAACTTTGAAATTTTACCATTATTAGGTATAATAAAGAATATTGAGAATATTCTTAAAGGAAATATATCACAAATTTATAAAGTTGATGAACACTGTGTAGATGTAGTATTAATCAATGGTTCTACCTTAAAAACTAACCACACAGTTCCTTTAGAAAAATACCGTATTGGTAAAAATTTATGCTTTGGATTATCTAAAGAAAAAAAAATAGACTATATAGATCTTAGATTTGAAGATTATATAGTTAAATATTTGGAGGATAAAGATGGAAAACAGTATAAATAA
- the ftsZ gene encoding cell division protein FtsZ, whose protein sequence is MSDNIVKIKVLGAGGAGGNAINDMITTGVSGVEFIAANTDAQDLSKSLADVRIQLGEKLTRGLGAGANPEIGRQSAEEDIDKLKQLLEDTDMLFITAGMGGGTGTGSSPVIAKVAKELGILTVGIVTKPFGFEGGKRRNNAEKGIAELKQYVDSLVVIPNDKLFELPDKTITLQNAFKEANNILKIGIKGVADLIIGNGLINLDFADIKTTMQNSGVAVLGFGDGDGENRALKATEKALKSPLLEKSISGASKILLNIAGSSDLTLMEAQSIANIVKDAAGKDADDVMFGVNINDELEDRIEVTIIANNFVDEVERTEAFINVQSQQRVATSTTPTASQTEKPKEADIDLPPWIRSGRY, encoded by the coding sequence ATGTCAGACAACATTGTAAAAATAAAAGTTTTAGGTGCCGGTGGTGCTGGAGGAAATGCGATAAATGATATGATAACTACTGGAGTATCAGGAGTTGAGTTTATTGCTGCTAATACTGACGCTCAAGATTTAAGCAAATCTTTGGCTGATGTAAGAATACAACTTGGAGAAAAATTAACAAGAGGACTTGGAGCTGGAGCTAATCCTGAAATAGGAAGACAATCAGCTGAAGAAGATATAGATAAATTAAAACAACTTTTAGAAGACACAGATATGTTATTTATAACTGCTGGAATGGGTGGAGGTACTGGAACTGGTTCTTCTCCTGTTATTGCAAAAGTTGCTAAAGAACTTGGTATCTTAACTGTTGGAATAGTTACAAAACCTTTCGGATTTGAAGGTGGAAAAAGAAGAAACAACGCTGAAAAAGGAATTGCTGAGTTAAAACAATATGTTGACTCATTAGTTGTTATCCCTAATGACAAATTATTTGAATTACCTGATAAAACAATAACATTACAAAACGCTTTCAAAGAAGCTAACAACATCTTAAAAATAGGTATCAAAGGAGTTGCTGATTTAATAATCGGTAATGGATTAATAAACCTTGACTTTGCTGATATCAAAACAACTATGCAAAATTCTGGTGTAGCTGTTCTTGGATTTGGTGATGGTGACGGAGAAAACAGAGCTTTAAAAGCAACTGAAAAAGCTTTAAAATCTCCATTATTAGAAAAATCTATTTCTGGAGCAAGTAAAATACTTCTTAATATAGCTGGTTCTTCAGATTTAACATTAATGGAAGCACAATCTATTGCAAATATCGTTAAAGATGCTGCTGGTAAAGATGCTGACGACGTAATGTTTGGAGTTAATATCAATGATGAGTTAGAAGATAGAATTGAAGTTACTATTATAGCTAACAACTTTGTTGACGAAGTTGAAAGAACTGAAGCATTTATAAATGTACAATCTCAACAAAGAGTTGCTACAAGTACTACTCCTACAGCTTCTCAAACTGAAAAACCAAAAGAAGCTGATATAGATCTACCACCTTGGATAAGAAGTGGAAGATATTAA
- a CDS encoding pyridoxal phosphate-dependent aminotransferase, translated as MIAQRLVGKEVGKGAFGLAREVKAQEKEHGKDSVINSTLGTFFGEDEKLGVLETVNKTYRELQSPDIFGYAAGVSGSAEYKKAVKKSVFGEFCDYITENSFVDVAATPGGTGAIYSAFKAYGNDGNTVLLPEYMWDAYVHITGANSLNNVTYKLFDGDKFNVADFSKKLLEVVKRDGRVLAVINDPCQNPTGYCLSYEEWEEVVKVLREASEYGDVILINDIAYIDYDFRGREKSREFMKLFIGLPENIVVTFAYSMSKSFTSYGLRTGAIVALSSSKKVIDEFTIVAEYLCRSSWSNVSRGGMALLSKAYEDTQIIDNINKERDEWVELLKERARIFTEEAKKVGLEICPFRGGFFITVPLEKNKNEIVEDLKTKKTFVLPIKKGLRVAICSISCKKLEILPKLIKESIDKFND; from the coding sequence ATGATTGCTCAGAGATTAGTAGGAAAAGAAGTAGGAAAAGGAGCTTTTGGTTTAGCTAGAGAAGTAAAGGCTCAAGAGAAAGAACACGGAAAAGATTCTGTTATAAACTCAACACTAGGAACTTTTTTTGGAGAAGATGAAAAGTTAGGTGTTTTAGAAACAGTTAATAAAACTTATAGGGAATTACAATCACCAGATATTTTTGGATATGCAGCTGGTGTAAGTGGTTCAGCTGAATATAAAAAAGCTGTTAAAAAAAGTGTTTTTGGGGAATTTTGTGATTATATAACAGAAAATTCTTTTGTAGATGTTGCAGCTACTCCAGGAGGAACAGGAGCAATTTATAGTGCTTTCAAAGCATATGGTAACGATGGAAATACAGTTTTATTACCAGAATATATGTGGGATGCTTATGTACATATTACAGGAGCTAATAGTCTTAATAATGTTACTTATAAATTATTTGATGGAGATAAATTTAACGTAGCAGATTTTTCAAAAAAATTATTAGAAGTAGTAAAAAGAGACGGAAGGGTTTTAGCAGTAATAAATGACCCTTGTCAAAATCCAACAGGATATTGTTTATCATATGAAGAATGGGAAGAAGTTGTAAAAGTATTAAGAGAAGCTTCAGAATATGGAGATGTTATATTAATTAACGATATAGCTTATATAGATTATGATTTTAGAGGAAGAGAAAAATCAAGAGAATTTATGAAATTATTCATAGGTTTACCAGAAAATATAGTAGTAACTTTTGCTTATAGTATGTCAAAATCTTTTACAAGTTATGGACTAAGAACAGGAGCAATAGTTGCATTATCATCTAGCAAAAAAGTTATAGATGAATTTACGATTGTAGCAGAATATCTATGTCGTTCTTCTTGGTCAAATGTTTCAAGAGGAGGAATGGCACTTTTATCAAAAGCTTATGAAGACACTCAAATAATAGATAATATAAATAAAGAAAGAGATGAATGGGTAGAGCTTTTAAAAGAAAGAGCAAGAATATTTACAGAAGAAGCTAAAAAAGTTGGATTGGAAATTTGTCCATTTAGAGGTGGATTCTTTATAACAGTACCATTAGAAAAAAATAAAAATGAGATAGTAGAAGATTTAAAAACAAAGAAAACTTTTGTTTTACCAATTAAAAAAGGTTTAAGGGTAGCAATTTGTAGTATCTCTTGTAAAAAACTTGAAATTTTACCAAAATTAATAAAAGAATCAATAGATAAATTTAACGACTAA
- the ftsA gene encoding cell division protein FtsA gives MENSINKFVLDVGNKNIKLLAGELDENGEKLKVLSYVEVETQGMRKNIIENPIALSECIKKAIKLVQDETHLTVDKVSLGYGGTNIFSRTKNIKIDFGGEKIITKEEIEKLFEIGKQELINSDEELLESEFYNAKVNNGNPTKNPIGMVGRFFQADVHLIFIKKEDLNGLIEVVHRAGLEIECITLNAYAAARATLKEEDKKSGVALIDIGGGTTDIIIYKNNKLIYTKSLPLGGNHYISDLGYIYNLTPEEAQSIIDGTATIENDKYILPNKNLDVKAVCDAINARSGDFINFIRSTIDESGFQGYLEKGIFLTGGVAQMDSMYEWINIKIGYPVTRVSPLRLMGNIEPKPEMAVCIGILLEVMEKEYLEIKKQQKAQAEIALAQARISAETQEEKTQVTNKEENTEEKKDEKKESFWKKWFSNFI, from the coding sequence ATGGAAAACAGTATAAATAAGTTTGTGCTAGATGTTGGAAACAAAAACATCAAACTTTTAGCTGGAGAGCTAGATGAAAATGGTGAAAAACTTAAAGTTTTAAGCTATGTTGAAGTCGAAACTCAGGGTATGCGTAAAAATATTATTGAAAATCCAATAGCTTTAAGTGAATGTATAAAAAAAGCTATAAAACTTGTTCAAGATGAAACTCATTTAACTGTTGATAAAGTTTCTCTTGGATATGGAGGAACAAATATTTTCTCTAGAACTAAAAATATCAAAATTGATTTTGGTGGAGAAAAAATTATAACTAAAGAAGAAATTGAAAAACTTTTTGAAATAGGAAAACAAGAATTAATAAATTCTGATGAAGAACTTTTAGAAAGTGAATTTTATAATGCAAAAGTAAATAATGGAAATCCTACAAAAAATCCAATCGGTATGGTTGGAAGATTTTTCCAAGCCGATGTTCATTTAATTTTCATAAAAAAAGAAGATTTAAATGGACTTATAGAAGTAGTTCATAGAGCTGGACTTGAAATAGAATGTATCACTCTAAATGCTTATGCAGCTGCCCGTGCAACTTTAAAAGAAGAAGATAAAAAAAGTGGAGTTGCCCTTATTGATATAGGTGGTGGAACTACTGATATTATTATCTACAAAAATAATAAACTTATTTATACTAAGTCTTTACCACTTGGTGGTAACCATTATATAAGTGACCTTGGATATATTTACAACTTAACTCCTGAGGAAGCTCAAAGTATTATAGACGGAACTGCTACTATAGAAAATGACAAATATATTTTACCAAATAAAAATCTAGATGTAAAAGCTGTCTGTGATGCTATAAATGCTCGTTCTGGAGATTTTATAAACTTCATAAGAAGCACAATAGATGAATCTGGATTCCAAGGATATTTAGAAAAAGGTATCTTCTTAACAGGTGGAGTTGCTCAAATGGACTCTATGTATGAATGGATCAATATAAAAATAGGATACCCTGTTACTAGAGTTTCTCCTCTAAGACTTATGGGAAATATTGAACCTAAACCTGAAATGGCTGTTTGTATAGGTATCCTTTTAGAAGTAATGGAAAAAGAATATTTGGAAATTAAAAAACAACAAAAAGCTCAAGCTGAGATAGCTCTTGCTCAAGCAAGAATTTCTGCTGAAACTCAAGAAGAAAAAACACAAGTTACAAATAAAGAAGAAAATACTGAAGAAAAAAAAGATGAGAAAAAAGAAAGTTTTTGGAAAAAATGGTTTTCTAATTTTATATAA
- the rpsR gene encoding 30S ribosomal protein S18, with protein MAEFRRRRAKLRVKAEEIDYKNVDLLKRFVSDKGRINPSRVTGANAKLQRKIAKAIKRARNIALIPYTRIEK; from the coding sequence ATGGCTGAATTCAGAAGAAGAAGAGCTAAATTAAGAGTTAAAGCTGAAGAAATCGATTACAAAAACGTTGATCTTTTAAAAAGATTTGTTTCTGATAAAGGAAGAATAAATCCATCTAGAGTAACAGGAGCTAACGCTAAGTTACAAAGAAAAATAGCTAAAGCTATAAAAAGAGCTAGAAACATCGCTTTAATTCCTTATACAAGAATCGAAAAATAA
- a CDS encoding D-alanine--D-alanine ligase — MKIAVFMGGISSEREISLKTGKAILESLQRQGYDAYGVDLTKDNLLSAFVENDYDLAYLALHGIYGEDGRIQGLLDVLGKKYTGSSMTASAVSMDKNLTKYIAESIGVLTPKSYTKEQIKDIKTYPIVVKPSVEGSSVGLYICHNLEELNDAILKSGNKEITIEDFIQGDELTVGVLEGEPLGVIRIKPKNGLYDYTSKYTKGMTEYEFPAKISEKAYELAMKNAALIHEKLGMSGISRSDFILRGEEVFFLEVNSCPGMTETSLVPKVATLKGYTFDDLTRKMVEKFK, encoded by the coding sequence TTGAAAATAGCTGTATTTATGGGAGGAATTTCCTCTGAAAGAGAGATATCTTTAAAAACTGGAAAAGCTATTTTAGAGAGTCTACAAAGACAAGGATATGACGCTTATGGTGTTGATCTTACAAAAGATAATCTTTTATCTGCCTTTGTAGAAAATGATTATGACCTTGCATACTTAGCTCTTCACGGAATATACGGAGAAGACGGAAGAATCCAAGGTTTACTTGATGTATTAGGAAAAAAATATACTGGTTCTAGTATGACAGCTAGTGCAGTATCTATGGATAAAAACTTAACTAAATATATAGCTGAAAGTATCGGAGTTCTTACTCCAAAAAGCTATACAAAAGAACAAATAAAAGATATAAAAACTTATCCTATAGTAGTTAAACCATCTGTTGAAGGTTCTAGCGTTGGACTTTATATCTGTCATAACTTAGAAGAACTTAATGACGCAATTCTAAAATCTGGTAATAAAGAGATAACTATCGAAGATTTTATCCAAGGAGATGAACTTACTGTTGGAGTTCTTGAAGGAGAACCTTTAGGAGTTATAAGAATAAAACCTAAAAATGGACTTTATGACTATACTTCAAAATATACTAAAGGTATGACTGAATATGAGTTTCCAGCAAAAATAAGTGAGAAAGCATACGAACTTGCTATGAAAAATGCTGCTCTTATTCACGAAAAACTTGGTATGTCTGGAATTTCAAGAAGTGATTTTATCTTAAGAGGAGAAGAGGTATTTTTCTTAGAAGTAAATAGTTGTCCTGGTATGACTGAAACTAGTCTTGTTCCAAAAGTTGCAACTTTAAAAGGGTATACTTTTGATGACTTAACTAGAAAGATGGTTGAAAAATTCAAATAA
- the rpsF gene encoding 30S ribosomal protein S6 produces MKAYEIMYIINPTVLEEGRDAVMAKVNEILTNAGATVAKTEKWGERKLAYPIDKKKTGFYVLVTLEMDGTNLVEVERRLNITEEVMRYIIVKKD; encoded by the coding sequence ATGAAAGCTTACGAAATTATGTACATCATCAACCCAACTGTTTTAGAAGAAGGTAGAGATGCTGTTATGGCTAAAGTTAACGAAATCTTAACTAACGCTGGGGCAACTGTTGCTAAAACTGAAAAATGGGGAGAAAGAAAATTAGCTTATCCTATCGACAAAAAGAAAACAGGATTTTATGTGCTAGTTACTTTAGAAATGGACGGTACTAACTTAGTAGAAGTTGAAAGAAGACTTAACATTACTGAAGAAGTAATGAGATATATCATCGTTAAAAAAGACTAA